From Neorickettsia helminthoeca str. Oregon, one genomic window encodes:
- a CDS encoding aminotransferase class IV: MVTLRHGRISGVLPGREDVKQIVYLNSEYVPVEEAKISVNDRGFTFGDSIYEVTPVIHGVPIDFDLHIARLRDSCEKISIELPWIFYTDELGQIVNRLLSLNGAKKDYKLYIQISRGVAERNHILHEKVRPTVLVMLQQFVRPPRIQEGMAGFLVEDCRWAYRDIKSTSILANVLAKKAAFDAGASEAILYDTKPEGKIVTEGSSCNIFIVDKRNRVITHPVNSSILSGVTRHRVIQIAIAENLQVCEQVFTIEELLDANEVFATASGIFIRGIHKVGKSLIKYGEIGVITRMLEKLFNEYVDKQLCTPNETRTKTEDTTTNTKSYII; the protein is encoded by the coding sequence ATGGTAACGTTGCGCCATGGTAGAATCTCGGGTGTTTTACCGGGTCGAGAAGACGTGAAGCAGATCGTTTATCTGAACAGTGAGTATGTGCCAGTCGAAGAAGCCAAAATAAGTGTCAACGATCGTGGCTTTACTTTCGGGGATAGTATATATGAGGTTACACCAGTGATTCATGGTGTCCCGATAGACTTTGATCTGCATATCGCTCGTCTACGTGATTCATGCGAGAAGATATCAATTGAGCTTCCCTGGATTTTCTACACTGATGAGTTAGGACAAATAGTGAATAGGCTTCTTTCTCTCAACGGAGCCAAGAAGGATTATAAGCTCTACATACAGATAAGCAGAGGTGTAGCCGAGAGAAATCACATTTTACATGAAAAAGTCCGGCCCACAGTTCTTGTGATGCTACAGCAATTCGTTAGGCCACCCAGGATACAGGAGGGAATGGCTGGTTTCCTTGTTGAAGACTGTCGCTGGGCGTACAGAGATATAAAATCCACGTCTATTCTCGCGAATGTTCTTGCTAAAAAAGCTGCATTCGACGCAGGAGCAAGTGAGGCAATACTGTATGATACCAAACCAGAAGGTAAGATAGTAACGGAAGGCTCAAGTTGTAATATTTTCATTGTGGATAAGCGTAATAGAGTCATCACACACCCCGTGAATAGCTCTATACTGAGTGGTGTGACTAGGCACAGAGTAATTCAGATCGCCATTGCTGAAAACCTACAGGTATGTGAACAAGTCTTCACAATCGAAGAATTGCTTGACGCAAATGAGGTCTTTGCAACAGCTTCAGGGATTTTTATACGCGGAATACATAAAGTAGGAAAATCTTTAATAAAGTATGGTGAAATAGGTGTCATAACTAGGATGCTGGAGAAATTGTTCAACGAATATGTAGATAAACAGCTCTGTACACCAAATGAAACGAGAACCAAAACTGAAGACACCACAACAAACACCAAAAGCTATATTATTTGA
- a CDS encoding cytochrome b: MSAPEKYSISMRVMHWVLGFAIIAMIVVGFLMTHYMVPPVKFAVYNQHKAIGITIGVLMIVRIFVRLFSKLPGDQFSKIESIAMQAAHVLLYVTTIGAVISGYVMSYSSGREVSWFNCFRLPALIPVDPYIAGSAHKMHQVLVYSLGCLIVLHIFAAIKHLCIDKKNIFKKMI, encoded by the coding sequence ATGTCCGCTCCGGAGAAATATAGCATAAGCATGAGAGTCATGCACTGGGTCCTAGGTTTTGCAATTATTGCGATGATAGTCGTCGGTTTTCTGATGACTCATTACATGGTTCCACCAGTGAAATTTGCTGTCTATAACCAGCACAAAGCTATAGGAATCACCATCGGTGTACTGATGATAGTAAGGATATTTGTCCGTCTATTTTCGAAACTACCTGGGGATCAATTTTCGAAGATAGAGTCGATTGCGATGCAAGCAGCACATGTATTACTGTACGTTACGACCATTGGAGCCGTAATATCTGGGTACGTGATGTCTTATAGCTCAGGAAGAGAGGTGTCGTGGTTCAACTGTTTCAGACTCCCAGCGCTGATACCGGTCGACCCCTACATCGCTGGTTCCGCACATAAGATGCACCAGGTTCTTGTATACTCACTGGGTTGCTTGATAGTGCTGCACATCTTTGCTGCTATAAAGCACCTCTGCATAGATAAAAAAAATATCTTTAAGAAAATGATTTGA